In Marivirga salinae, a single window of DNA contains:
- a CDS encoding PorP/SprF family type IX secretion system membrane protein, translated as MEKIYEKNLIYLENFLSNCFSKVAGLVLIFCALMSTSLYAQNTQFSNYGFGEIALNPAASASKNLIGANALYRIQRYNNGMSINSTQLQFQYALINQTAGKRWGGFSLVAQSDKVSEGIPYTFYSIKPGFAYNLEIIPNNFLAMGVELSANQSGFNAANFTTGSQWMNNQGFDETAALGEEFQRQQLTYFSAATGLMWYDQDGEGYRRNYLGISVFNLNQPARSFISEDDQIPLHYTALGGYQFFKLNRHAFYAEAIGTKSLNDIFWGAGPRWSYRFEDTSPFDPFTAGELDIFARYFSGDRISLGTQIAQRNFSVGFAVDLHLENETQMASTEFSVSIFKRLPITKEEELPDDEYEIGSARDFEEDNFQDQPVKVIEKEYKTSVSRDFSFELRKNFNYGFNETNLNDEAKSYLDDIAVMMEANPALKLRVTGHTDNIGTEEANQKISEERAKGVQDYLESIGIAPERLSYDGKGATEPLAKNNNEESRAKNRRVEFLIYATKD; from the coding sequence ATGGAGAAAATTTACGAAAAGAATCTTATTTATTTAGAGAATTTCTTGAGCAATTGCTTTTCCAAAGTAGCTGGATTAGTACTGATTTTTTGTGCTTTAATGAGCACCTCACTTTATGCTCAAAACACACAATTTTCCAATTATGGCTTTGGTGAAATCGCATTGAATCCTGCTGCTTCGGCTTCAAAAAATTTAATTGGAGCCAATGCCCTTTACAGAATTCAGCGCTATAACAATGGTATGAGCATTAATAGTACCCAACTGCAATTTCAATATGCGCTTATAAATCAAACAGCAGGAAAGCGGTGGGGAGGATTTAGTTTGGTGGCCCAAAGTGATAAAGTTTCAGAGGGCATTCCATACACCTTTTATAGCATAAAGCCAGGTTTTGCCTATAATTTGGAGATAATCCCTAACAATTTTTTAGCAATGGGAGTGGAGCTGAGTGCCAATCAATCAGGTTTTAATGCTGCAAATTTTACAACCGGAAGCCAATGGATGAACAATCAGGGCTTTGATGAAACCGCAGCTTTGGGAGAAGAATTCCAAAGACAACAGTTGACTTATTTTTCTGCTGCGACTGGCTTGATGTGGTATGATCAAGATGGAGAAGGTTATCGAAGAAATTATTTAGGAATCTCAGTTTTTAATCTCAATCAACCGGCTCGTAGTTTTATTAGTGAAGATGATCAAATCCCACTTCATTATACAGCTTTAGGTGGGTATCAATTTTTCAAATTAAACCGCCATGCTTTTTATGCAGAAGCTATTGGGACTAAAAGTTTGAATGATATATTTTGGGGAGCAGGACCAAGATGGTCGTACCGATTTGAGGATACCAGTCCATTTGATCCTTTTACAGCTGGTGAATTGGATATTTTTGCCCGATATTTTTCAGGAGACCGCATCAGTTTGGGCACTCAAATAGCCCAAAGAAATTTTTCAGTTGGCTTTGCAGTGGATTTACATTTGGAAAACGAAACTCAGATGGCTTCCACTGAATTTTCAGTGAGCATTTTTAAGCGATTGCCCATCACAAAAGAAGAAGAACTTCCGGATGATGAGTATGAGATTGGTAGTGCTAGGGATTTTGAAGAGGATAATTTTCAAGATCAGCCGGTAAAGGTCATCGAAAAGGAATATAAAACTTCAGTTAGCCGAGATTTCTCATTCGAACTCAGAAAAAACTTCAATTATGGGTTTAATGAAACCAATTTGAATGATGAAGCCAAATCCTATTTGGATGATATAGCCGTAATGATGGAGGCTAATCCCGCTTTAAAATTAAGAGTGACCGGTCATACGGATAATATTGGAACAGAAGAAGCCAATCAGAAAATTTCAGAAGAGCGTGCAAAAGGAGTTCAGGATTATCTGGAAAGTATTGGAATAGCTCCTGAAAGACTAAGCTATGATGGAAAAGGAGCCACTGAACCTTTGGCGAAAAATAATAATGAAGAAAGTAGAGCGAAAAACAGAAGGGTAGAATTCCTGATTTATGCTACTAAAGATTAA
- a CDS encoding REP-associated tyrosine transposase — MSRKYKFLNKEGIYFVSFATVYWIDVFIRETYFREVIESLKHCQKEKGMEIFAYCIMTNHIHLIFRAKEHNPGDVLKSFKQFTSNKLQSVISENVKESRRNWLLWIMEKAASKNSNAKKRQFWQQHNHPIELWSPDVLDQKLEYTHNNPVKAGFVREPQDWKYSSAIDYCGGKGLLDISFL, encoded by the coding sequence ATGAGCAGAAAGTACAAATTTTTAAATAAGGAAGGAATATACTTTGTGAGTTTTGCAACAGTCTACTGGATAGATGTTTTTATTAGAGAAACTTATTTTAGAGAAGTAATTGAAAGCTTGAAGCATTGTCAAAAAGAGAAAGGAATGGAGATATTTGCTTACTGTATTATGACAAATCACATTCACTTAATTTTTAGAGCAAAAGAGCATAATCCTGGAGACGTATTAAAATCATTTAAACAGTTTACCTCTAATAAGTTGCAAAGTGTAATATCGGAAAATGTAAAAGAAAGTAGGAGAAATTGGCTCTTGTGGATAATGGAAAAGGCAGCTAGCAAGAATTCAAATGCGAAAAAAAGACAATTCTGGCAGCAGCATAACCATCCCATTGAATTGTGGAGTCCAGATGTATTGGATCAAAAATTAGAATATACGCATAATAATCCTGTGAAAGCGGGATTTGTAAGGGAGCCACAGGATTGGAAATACAGCAGTGCAATAGATTATTGTGGAGGGAAAGGGTTGTTGGATATTTCGTTTCTTTGA
- a CDS encoding bifunctional alpha/beta hydrolase/OsmC family protein → MEDQLAAEIHFPADDHAHNFAIFAHCFTCNKNLNAVRNIILGMTKKGFAVLSFDFTGLGQSEGDFADTNFSSNIEDLLKASEYLEKNHKAPTMLVGHSLGGAAALMAASKIDSISAVATIGAPSQPDHVLHLIADGKEQIKEKGEAEVNIGGRPFTIKKQFLDDLQSKDNLKKIEDLRKSILILHSPQDQTVDISNAAAIYEKAHHPKSFISLDGADHLLSNKEDSLYAGEVIATWAKRYLERPDQKKISTKSQTVAFIGNEEQKYTTQIVAEGHHLVADEPENVGGNNFGTSPYGLLTSALAACTAITLRMYANRKKWDVDEILVHVDQDQRYDEDSEDCESENSKITFFDRSIEIKGDLDEKQRKRLIEIANKCPVHKTLESKIKVETKEK, encoded by the coding sequence ATGGAAGATCAATTAGCTGCGGAAATTCATTTTCCTGCTGATGATCATGCTCACAACTTCGCTATTTTCGCGCATTGCTTTACCTGCAATAAAAACCTTAATGCTGTAAGAAATATAATTTTAGGCATGACTAAAAAAGGCTTTGCTGTCCTTAGTTTCGATTTTACAGGATTAGGACAAAGTGAAGGCGATTTTGCGGACACCAATTTTTCATCCAATATAGAAGACCTTTTAAAAGCATCAGAATATTTAGAAAAAAATCATAAAGCACCCACTATGCTGGTTGGTCATTCCCTGGGAGGCGCTGCAGCCTTAATGGCCGCTAGCAAAATAGATTCCATTTCAGCAGTGGCTACAATTGGAGCACCTTCCCAACCAGATCATGTGCTACATCTAATTGCAGATGGAAAAGAACAGATAAAAGAAAAGGGGGAAGCAGAGGTGAACATTGGTGGGCGTCCTTTTACTATTAAAAAGCAATTTCTGGATGATCTTCAAAGCAAAGACAACCTGAAAAAAATAGAAGATTTGAGGAAATCTATATTGATTTTACATTCTCCACAAGACCAAACAGTTGATATTTCAAATGCAGCTGCGATTTATGAAAAAGCACATCACCCCAAAAGTTTTATTTCTTTGGATGGTGCGGATCATTTATTAAGCAATAAGGAAGATTCTTTATATGCAGGTGAAGTAATTGCTACGTGGGCAAAACGCTATCTGGAAAGACCAGATCAAAAGAAAATCTCTACTAAATCCCAAACGGTAGCGTTCATTGGCAATGAGGAACAGAAATACACAACCCAAATAGTGGCTGAAGGTCATCATTTAGTAGCTGATGAACCAGAAAATGTTGGAGGAAATAATTTCGGCACCTCTCCTTATGGATTACTCACTTCAGCACTAGCCGCCTGCACTGCCATTACTTTGCGCATGTATGCCAATAGAAAGAAATGGGATGTAGATGAAATTCTGGTTCATGTGGATCAAGATCAACGCTACGATGAGGATAGTGAAGATTGCGAATCTGAAAACAGTAAAATCACTTTCTTTGACCGGAGCATTGAAATAAAAGGTGATTTGGATGAAAAGCAAAGAAAAAGACTAATTGAAATAGCCAATAAATGCCCTGTTCATAAAACGCTAGAAAGCAAAATAAAAGTGGAAACGAAGGAGAAATAA
- a CDS encoding TerB family tellurite resistance protein, which translates to MLKEQLKILIKLATIDNELADKESNLIEKIGKANGISEDEIYNMMKNPEPIKNLDSLSEDQRFEYLYNIIQLMKIDGKVYKSEIVFCQEIAQNLGYKKKAVSELSKSIYSDPSITSDREELKARLRKHSTR; encoded by the coding sequence ATGTTAAAAGAGCAGCTAAAAATTTTAATTAAACTAGCCACAATTGATAATGAGCTGGCAGATAAAGAATCAAACTTGATTGAAAAAATTGGAAAGGCTAATGGGATTTCAGAGGATGAAATATATAATATGATGAAAAACCCTGAGCCGATCAAAAACTTAGATAGTTTGTCAGAAGATCAAAGATTTGAATATTTATATAATATTATTCAATTGATGAAAATTGATGGCAAGGTTTACAAAAGTGAAATTGTCTTCTGTCAGGAAATTGCGCAAAATTTAGGCTATAAAAAGAAAGCTGTTTCAGAACTTTCAAAAAGCATATACAGCGATCCTAGTATAACCAGTGACCGAGAGGAGTTAAAAGCTAGGTTAAGAAAGCATTCTACACGATAA